ATCTTTAGCTAAACTATCGGTGACGATAGTAACTGTCTTAGCTCCCCGTGCAGCAACTTCTTGTAAGTTGGAGCGGGTCAACCCAGCGGTATTCTTTTGCGTAATAATCCCAATCACTGGGGTATCCTTTTCAATCAAAGCAATCGTACCGTGCTTTAATTCACCAGATGCGAAACCTTCAGCTTGAACGTAAGAGATTTCCTTGAGTTTCAAGGCCGTTTCTAATGAGACGGCGTAATCCAGTCCCCGACCAATATAAAAGGCGTTTGGCGTATTCAATAAGGCACTCTTAGCAATCTTTTCAAAAGTAGCCTTTTCATCAACTAAGCTTTGCATCCCATTAGCGACTAACGCCAACTGCTGTTTTACGTCGAAAGCTGTTGCAGCTGGTTGGTCAACGGCCACACCTAACGCCTTAGCTAAGATGGCTTGTAAGGCAATCTGTGCGGTATAGGCTTTGGTTGAAGCAACCGCAATTTCTGGGCCGGCATGCAATAACAACGTGTACGTTGCTTCGCGCGATAGCGTTGAGTTTGGCACGTTCGTGATGGTCAAGCTTGGGAAATGTTGATCGTTCACATTCAATAACACTTCACGACTATCAGCAGTTTCACCAGACTGGGTCAAGAAGATGAAGAATGGATGTGCTGATAATAATGGTTGGTTGTATGCAAATTCTGAAGAAACGTGCACTTCAGTTGGCACGTTAGCCAACGATTCAAATAACTTTGCACCAACCAGACCAGCATGATAACTAGTCCCAGCAGCCACAATGTATAGTCGATCGGCTGCTTTAAGAGCTGTTAACAAGTCATCATTGATGATTGGATCACCCGCATCATTAAGATAAACTTGGGACAGCTTCCGCATCACATTCGGTTGTTCATCGATTTCTTTTAACATGTAGAATGGATAAGTTCCCTTGTCAGCTTGAGCTGCGTCAATGTCGACATGGAATGGCTTCCGTTCAACTGGTTCACCGGCCTGGTTCGTGATTTTAATTTCATCAGGTTTAACGACCACGATTTCGCCATCATGTAATTCCAAGAAATCTTTCGTTTGGTCTAACATCGCTAAACTATCTGAGCAGACCACGTTAAAGCCTTCGCCGACCCCAATTAATAATGGACTCTTATTCTTTGCGACGTATAAGGTGTCAGGATCTTCCTTATCCATCAGTAAGAACCCATATGAAGAATGGCCGAGTAGCCCTAACGTCTTACGGAAAGCGGCCAACGTACTCAAGCCTTCCTTGGTGACAAACCGATCGACTAATTGAACAATGACTTCTGTATCTGTTTGAGACTTAAAAGTCACGTCACTTAAATAAGTCTGTTTTAAGTCTTCAAAGTTTTCGATCACGCCATTGTGAACTAAGTAGAAGCGGCCATCCGCAGAAACTTGAGGATGCGCATTGGCAACACTCGGTTCACCGTGAGTCGCCCAGCGAGTATGCCCAATCCCGGTCGAACCATGAACAGCTTCGCCTACTTCTTTACGTAAGTCATCGATCCGACCCTTTTCCTTAACTAAATAGTCATGACCATCTTGATCATTGACATAGATACCAGCTGAATCATAGCCCCGGTATTCCAACTTTTCCAATCCGTTCAATAAGATTGATACTGCACTATCTTTACCCGTTACACCAACAATTCCACACATAAATTAATCTTCCTTTACTGTTTGAATTGTTTCTAGCTGCGTGGTCAATATATCTGTCACCAACCTCACAGTCGGTTTTTGTAATTGACCTGTAGAGTGCAGTCCCTGACGTCACCCGTCGATTATCGATAAACGTCATCCTCGTCAACTTTAGATTCTAAAGTCCTGGCGCTATTCCGCTTTAACCAATTAACAATTGGTCTAGTCTAACCTCCGATTGGTATATTTCCTAGAAACAAGTTAACTTTACCGTTACATGTAATAAAAGTCAACAATATATTATATTGGTATACGTGTTAGTTAGCGTGTATACCAATCTCAAACGCTTATAAATCAAGGGCATCACGAATTTTCGAATTTTTTGTAACTTTTTTGCGGTCAAATTGGTTTGGGAGGCACTGGGTCTCCTGACAGTCGCCAGTTAACCGCGTTGCCACCGCGCCAACCGCATTTAGCAATGACCGTGCGTTTCATGGCAACAAAAAAGTCGCAACTCTAAGAGTAACGACTTTTTTGATGATCGGTCTGATCACTTAATTATTCAATGCCAACTTCAGCTTTGACCACATCGACGATCCGATCTACATAAGCGCTAACCAGTTCGTCGGTCTTCGCTTCTGCCATGACCCGCAATAAATCTTGGGTTCCAGAAGGCCGTACCAAGACGCGACCATCACCGGCCATTTCATCTTCAACGTCCTTGATAACTGCCTTGATCTTATCATTGTTCAAAGCGGCTTTCTTGTCTTGAACCTTAACATTCACTAACTTTTGTGGGTAAGTCGTCACTTCGGCGGCTAATTCAGAAAGCTTCTTACCCGTTTCCTTCATGACGTGCAATAACTGAATTCCAGTCAACATGCCATCACCCGTCGTATTAAAGTCTAAGAAGACCACGTGACCAGATTGTTCACCACCAAGGTTATAGCCGTCCTTCAACATCTCTTCGACAACGTAGCGGTCACCAACTTGGGTCTGCTTGCTGTGCAAACCAGCTGCTTCTAAGGCCTTGTATAAGCCCAGGTTACTCATGACCGTTGTGACGACTGTATCCTGCTTCAACTTGCCTCGTTCACTGAGGAATTTTCCACAGATGTACATAATCTTGTCACCGTCAATAATGTTTCCAAGTTCATCGACTGCGATACAACGATCACCGTCCCCATCAAAGGCTAAACCAACTTGAGCGCCTTTTTCAACGACGAATTTAGATAATGCTTCGGGATGCGTTGAGCCGACCCCTTTGTTGATGTTCAATCCATCTGGTGCCGTAGCCATCGTATCAAATTCCACGTTCAAATCCGCAAAGATCCGGGAAACTAAGTTACTGGTAGAACCATTGGCACCATCGACAGCCAAATGAATGCCGCTTAAGTCATCTGGAATCGTTTGTTCCAAGAATTGTGAATATTTAAGATTACCCTCTGGAAAATCAGCAACTGTCCCCAGACCTTCCGCTGCTGGCCGTGGTAAAGTGTCTTTCGTTTGATCCAGTAATTCTTCGATTTCTTCTTCCTTGGCATCAGACAACTTGAAGCCGTCGCCACCGAAGAACTTGATCCCGTTATCTTCAACTGGATTGTGAGAAGCCGAGATCATGACACCCGCGTCAGCATCTTGGATCCGTACTAAGTAGGCCACTCCTGGCGTCGTAATTACACCGAGACGTAAAACTTCAATTCCGGCTGAAAGCAAGCCGGCAATCAAGGCTTCTTCCAGCATTTGGCCCGAAATCCGGGTATCGCGTGCAACTAAAACGCGTGGTTGCGTACTCTTGTTTTCCGCATGTTCCGTCAATACGTAGCCACCAGCACGACCTAAACGAAAAGCCATTTCAGGTGTTAAGCCTGAATTTGCAATTCCCCGAACACCATCAGTACCAAAATATTTCATTATAATTTACCTCATTTCAAAAGTGTCATGATTAATCATTTTTAACTGTAATTTTTACTTTGACCGACGTTGGGCTAACTGACGAGATCCCATCCTCATCGCTAGTCGAAACATCGACCGTCTTAGTCGTGGTTGAATCAACATTCGTCACATCAACATTGACTGGCAAAGACTTCAACTTCGCCAATGCCGCCTTCGTGCCAGTAACCGTCACTGACTTCGTGTCAGATGAGAATGAATAACTGGTGTCCGCCGCGGTCTTGCCACTGGCTTTCAAATCGATTGGCACATCTTTCGTCGTTGTCGCCTGCGTAATGGGAATATACACCGACGTGGTCGAAGGCGTCAAGACAACGTTCAAATTTTGACCGTTGGCATCTAATGCTTCAATGATAGCCTGCTGGTTCACGGATTTCTCTAAATTCTTGTTGGTATTAACGACCGCAACGACTTTCGCGACTTTGCTAACTTCGCTGACGGCGCCCGTAACTTTGACAGATGATGTTCCGAGCCGTGCCGATCCAACTTCATAACCATCTGCTACGTTGGCTTTATTGAAGTCTGCGCTGACCTTATAAGTAGCCGTTCGTCGTGGTTGAATATTAACATGAATGTACTTTTGACTAAGTCCATAACTCAATTCTTTATTCAAGCCATCGACTTCGACTTTGACACTGTGCCGCCCAACTGCCAACTTAGATAAATTAGCATAAACTTTAAAATTCTGCGTGTTAGCCGTAGTTGTGACTAAAGCAGACGGCCCTTCGATCGTAACTTTAATATTTTCGGGATAGCCCGTTACAAAATATTTCGTACTATTCACGTTCAGTTCTAAGGGCGCGCTAATGGTCACTTTACGGTTAGATGTCAATGTCGTTTTCGATGAACTATTCGTCAAAATACTGGCGTTATGCGTTGTCTTTAACGAATTAACGTAGGCGAAGAGCACCAACGCACACAGCAGTGCTAGTAGCCGCATTGACCAATTGCTATTCATAAATTTTTTCATTTTCGGGGACCTCCTCCGAAAACTCGTCCAAACCAATTTTGAAGCGCGTTTTGCTTGGTTGAATCCTCAGGCGTTAGTAAGACTTGGCGGAAATACCGTAAGTAATTTTCACGCGTCATCCCCCGCATCAGCTCATTGTCCTTAGTAATCGACACTTCACCGGTTTCTTCCGAAATAACGATGGTGAGGGCATCCGTTACCTCACTGATTCCGACCGCGGCACGGTGCCGAGTTCCTAACTCTTTAGGAATCAGATTGCTTTCAGATAATGGCAAGTACGCCGCCGCAACCTTGATTTGATTATCTTGAATAATAACGGCACCGTCATGTAACGGCGTATTTGGAATAAAGATATTAATTAATAATTCGCCGGTGATATCAGCATCTAATGCGATCCCAGTCTCGATATAATCCTCAAGACCCGTGTCCATCTTAATCGACATTAAAGCGCCAATTCGCCGTTTAGCCATATATTGGATGGCCTTATCCAGTTCGGCAATCATCCGCTCTTCATCTTCATTCTGACGCTTACCACGCGCAAACATGGAGCCACGCCCTAAATGCTCCAATCCTCGCCGAATTTCGGGCTGGAATATAATAACCATTGCAATGACTGCCCAGTTAATAATTTGGTCCATAATCCACGATACCGTGTCCAGACCAATCAAAACACTCACAGCTTTAATAATCGCAATGACAACGATCCCGCGAAACAGTTGTACGGCTTTAGTGCCCCTTAGCAACACAATCAGCTCATAAATGACAAACCATACCGCAAGAATGTCAAGGAGTCGGACAAAGTTTTGTAAGGTCAACAAACCGCTCCAATTGAAAGTCATTAGTCTCCTCCTCATGAAAATCATTTACTTTCACATTATAGCACGGCAACCCGGTTCTCGCGGTGCGATTTCAGCAGAGCCTGCGCTTTTTAGCTAGATTTTGAATAAATATTAAGCTTGATGTTATTTAATATTGCTTGATTAATATTTCTGTTAGAATTAGTACCAGAAGGGAAGTGACTAAATGACTAAGTTACAGCGGTGGTTTGTGCGACTCACATTCTGGGGATTTTTCATCTTCGCAGCAGTCGACTTGCACGGCGCGTTCCATTTTCTATTACTTAATTCAATTTTGGCTTATGTCCCGATCGAGCTGAGTTTTTGGCTGACACCCCGACGTAGCCCGCTATTATTTTGGCTGATTGCGGTCATTTGGTTGCTTTTCTATCCGAATGCACCGTACTTAATGACTGATTTATTCCACCTCAGCCTATTGAAGCCGTATGGCATCAACGGTCTCTTGCGCTTCGACTTACCGATGTGGCGGGATTTCGCTTACTTGGTTGGGCCAATGATGGTGTCTACAATCATTGGTACCTGGGGCGTTGACCGAATTGCCCAGCAACTGACCCAACGTTTACACTTCCAGCGACTCCCTGCTAGTTGTGGTATCATCTGTGCCGCACTCTTCCTATTTGCTAGTGTCGGTGTCTACGTTGGCCGATTCCTCCGACTGCACTCCATCTACTTACTAATTACGCCACAGTACATTGTGAAACAATTAGTTGAAATGTGGTCGCTAAAGATGCTCGCTTTTGTCTTGATGATGTGGTTACTTCAACTCCTCATCTACGCGGCTTGGCGATTCACGATGCCAACGGTTCCTCATCAAACACCGGATAAGTCCTAGCGTAATCAAAAACACCGTTTGAACTGATTTGATAATCGGTTCAAACGGTGTTTCTTATTATTAACTAAATATTAGCTAATTCTTCGTCTTAGGATCACTATATTCGGTATGCCGCCCCCGCTTATCATGCAACCCACTGAAGCCACTGAAACCCAGTTCGGTAGCCTTTTGTTCCGCATCGTTGATATAACGCAACGTATCGCTTGCCCGTTTTTCACCATAGACTTGGACCCATTGATGAAAACGTTCCTCGGAAGCCGTGGTGATTTCCTGTTCCACTTTATGACCAGCAGGTGTTAACGATAAGTACTTGATTCGGCGATCATGCGTATTCGTGGTTTGTTCAATGTACTTCAAATCTAATAACACGTTGATTTGACGTGCAATCGCACTCCGTGAAACCCGCTGCTCTTTCGCAATCTTGACCAACGTCAGCGGCTCCTCACTTGTTGCAATCATCCGCATAACCGTGTAGGCCTCAAACGTTATCTTATACGGCCGGGTCGGCACTGAAACGAAGTCCCCGACATATTTTAAAATATGCATATAAGTGTCCACGAAGCGTTCATGAATTTCTGATTCTGTCATAATGATGTTTCCCCCTGTAAGGCTGCCCTTATTCGTCCGCTTAAGTAATGATTAATTTGCAAACCTAACCATTCACCGTCAATACTACTCTAACATCATTATAACCTAGAACTACTGATTTACAATCTAAAAAGTTAACTAATCTTCATCGGCCTCAATATCATTGAGCATCAATAAGTTCTCCGAGTAATTAATGAACTGCCGTAACTTTGCCGCGGTGCGTAAACTAATTTGTCCACTCTCTAACAAATGCTGTACACCCGCACGTTCGGCACCAAGACTCTTGATGCGTAGTCCATGCAGCTGTTGTTCATAATCATCACGTGATAACGTGTGATCATTTTTCGCATTCTCGATGCGATTCCGGTAATGAACGATCAAGTGATACAGAGCCTGGCGATCAAACTGTTGCTCATCAACGTTGGCCCGTTTGAGATACTGCGACAACGCTTTAATAGCAGCTTTAGAAGCTTCACGCTGAATATCCAATAACGCCACTCGTAATTCTTCGCTATCGCCAGGTGCTAACCATAGTCGAATCCCTTGCATTGCACGCGTCAACAACAACCGTAATGAGCGCAGTGTCGGAAGCCCCTGTCGATGTGTCGCCTGTAAGAAACGTTGTTCGCGCCGATCGACACGCCGCAAGTAGACCTGTCCAGCTAACTTACTAGTTTGTTTATTGGCAATCATTTCTCTAACTGCTGCCCGTTCACCATTCAGTGCCACTAAGCGAAGTTCCAATTCATCTGTCAGCATCGGCGCCAACTCATCCGCAGTCTGCGACGCCACTTCTAGACGCCGAATCTGAAACTGCTGGTCCAGGATCAAATCATAGGCCGCACGTTGGTTAGCTGGCCGCCGATGTTCTTCAATATTTTGAATCGCTAACTGTAAGATATAAATGCGGGCTTGCTTGTATGTTAACTGTGGTAATTGCCCACTGCTATCATCACCGTCATCCGTTCCGTCTGCCAAGACCGCGTCGTCTTCATCCGGACTGGATCCCCGAGTAACAAAGGGGAGTGATTTGGCCGCCATCAATGGCAAAATAGCCGCAGCAGCAACTAAACTTACAATGATGACTCCAGCCGCAATGAACAGTACGAGCGCACGTTCCGGAAAGGCTTTGCCCGAGGCCACCACGGTTGGAATCGTGAAGACCCCAGCCATCGTAATGGCCCCCCGCACACCTGATAAACCGGACAATGCTGCAATTCTGAGACTAGGTTTGGCCTTCTTGTGATGTCGTAACCAGTTGAACAACATGTAAGCGTATGTCCAAGCAACCCGAATCAGTAACAAAATCCCCCAGACGATTAAAACGTCAAAGACCGCATGAAACGTATTTGTATGCGCGCCTTTAATGGTTGCTTGCGTTGCTGCCGGCAATTCAATACCAAGAATCAGGAAGACGATCCCATTCAATAAGTAAACAACCACGTTCCAGACCCGTTCCGTCACTAATCGTAATTCCGGCGCATCTTCACTTTCATGTGAATTTTGCAAGTGCGATAATACCCCGGCCGCAACAACGGCGACAACACCGGACGCGTGGAACCATTCTTCAGCAATGAAATAAATTGCAAACGGCGTGAGAATCTGTAACACCACGTTGAACACGATATCGTTGATACCCTCTCGTCGTAACACGTCCCGAATGAGTTGAATGATCGTGATCAGCGCCAGCCCAACGGCCAAACCGACCAGACTAATATAGAAGAAATCCCCAACAGCTTCACCGAGTACAAACGTACCGGTAACCGCTGCTGCTAACGCATATTTGAACCCAATTAACCCACTCGCATCATTAATCAGGCTTTCGCCACTGACCAAGTGCAAAATTTCTTTAGGTAACTTGACCCCTTCCGAGATCGACTGCACGGCAATCGGATCAGTTGGCGATAAAATGGCCGCCAACGCGATTCCAACAGCGAGCGGAATCGTTGGGATCAATACGTGAATCAAAAAGCCACCGAGAATGGTGGTAATAAAGACGAGGACGATTGCATTCGCAAAAATTGCCCCGCGTAGTTCCCATAATTCCTGTTTTGGAAATTCTCTGCCATCGTTGTACAGCATGGGCGCAATAAAGACGAGCATAAACCAATCCGTTTGCAATTTTACCTGTACATTTAATAATAAAGCCACTCCCAGACCCAGCCCGACTTGAATTAAACTGACCGGGATTGCGACTAGATAGTGGCTCAATACATTCGACAGCAGCACTAAACATGCCAGTAAAATCACTAATTCGATAATCGGCATCTAGTGGTTGCCCCCTTTGTTAAATTGACATAACTAACCTTGAACGACGTCTTCACCAATGATCCGGACTTCCGTCTGAAGATGGACGCCAAACCGTTCAAATACAACTTTCTGGACGTAGTGAATCATATCCATATAATCGGTCGCTGTAGCGTGATCGACATTGATAATAAAACCCGCGTGTTTCTTAGAAACTTCAGCACCACCGATTCGATGGCCCTGTAAGCCAGCATCATGAATCAGTTTACCAGTAAAATACCCAGTTGGTCGCTTAAAAACACTCCCGCATGATGGCCATTCCAACGGTTGTTTGGCTGCTCGCAACGTATTCAATTCGTCCATCCGCGCTTGAATCTTAGTCTGATTACCTGGCTTG
This Lactiplantibacillus plantarum DNA region includes the following protein-coding sequences:
- a CDS encoding DUF1361 domain-containing protein, giving the protein MTKLQRWFVRLTFWGFFIFAAVDLHGAFHFLLLNSILAYVPIELSFWLTPRRSPLLFWLIAVIWLLFYPNAPYLMTDLFHLSLLKPYGINGLLRFDLPMWRDFAYLVGPMMVSTIIGTWGVDRIAQQLTQRLHFQRLPASCGIICAALFLFASVGVYVGRFLRLHSIYLLITPQYIVKQLVEMWSLKMLAFVLMMWLLQLLIYAAWRFTMPTVPHQTPDKS
- the glmM gene encoding phosphoglucosamine mutase, encoding MKYFGTDGVRGIANSGLTPEMAFRLGRAGGYVLTEHAENKSTQPRVLVARDTRISGQMLEEALIAGLLSAGIEVLRLGVITTPGVAYLVRIQDADAGVMISASHNPVEDNGIKFFGGDGFKLSDAKEEEIEELLDQTKDTLPRPAAEGLGTVADFPEGNLKYSQFLEQTIPDDLSGIHLAVDGANGSTSNLVSRIFADLNVEFDTMATAPDGLNINKGVGSTHPEALSKFVVEKGAQVGLAFDGDGDRCIAVDELGNIIDGDKIMYICGKFLSERGKLKQDTVVTTVMSNLGLYKALEAAGLHSKQTQVGDRYVVEEMLKDGYNLGGEQSGHVVFLDFNTTGDGMLTGIQLLHVMKETGKKLSELAAEVTTYPQKLVNVKVQDKKAALNNDKIKAVIKDVEDEMAGDGRVLVRPSGTQDLLRVMAEAKTDELVSAYVDRIVDVVKAEVGIE
- a CDS encoding cation:proton antiporter encodes the protein MPIIELVILLACLVLLSNVLSHYLVAIPVSLIQVGLGLGVALLLNVQVKLQTDWFMLVFIAPMLYNDGREFPKQELWELRGAIFANAIVLVFITTILGGFLIHVLIPTIPLAVGIALAAILSPTDPIAVQSISEGVKLPKEILHLVSGESLINDASGLIGFKYALAAAVTGTFVLGEAVGDFFYISLVGLAVGLALITIIQLIRDVLRREGINDIVFNVVLQILTPFAIYFIAEEWFHASGVVAVVAAGVLSHLQNSHESEDAPELRLVTERVWNVVVYLLNGIVFLILGIELPAATQATIKGAHTNTFHAVFDVLIVWGILLLIRVAWTYAYMLFNWLRHHKKAKPSLRIAALSGLSGVRGAITMAGVFTIPTVVASGKAFPERALVLFIAAGVIIVSLVAAAAILPLMAAKSLPFVTRGSSPDEDDAVLADGTDDGDDSSGQLPQLTYKQARIYILQLAIQNIEEHRRPANQRAAYDLILDQQFQIRRLEVASQTADELAPMLTDELELRLVALNGERAAVREMIANKQTSKLAGQVYLRRVDRREQRFLQATHRQGLPTLRSLRLLLTRAMQGIRLWLAPGDSEELRVALLDIQREASKAAIKALSQYLKRANVDEQQFDRQALYHLIVHYRNRIENAKNDHTLSRDDYEQQLHGLRIKSLGAERAGVQHLLESGQISLRTAAKLRQFINYSENLLMLNDIEADED
- the cdaA gene encoding diadenylate cyclase CdaA, with the protein product MTFNWSGLLTLQNFVRLLDILAVWFVIYELIVLLRGTKAVQLFRGIVVIAIIKAVSVLIGLDTVSWIMDQIINWAVIAMVIIFQPEIRRGLEHLGRGSMFARGKRQNEDEERMIAELDKAIQYMAKRRIGALMSIKMDTGLEDYIETGIALDADITGELLINIFIPNTPLHDGAVIIQDNQIKVAAAYLPLSESNLIPKELGTRHRAAVGISEVTDALTIVISEETGEVSITKDNELMRGMTRENYLRYFRQVLLTPEDSTKQNALQNWFGRVFGGGPRK
- a CDS encoding CdaR family protein: MKKFMNSNWSMRLLALLCALVLFAYVNSLKTTHNASILTNSSSKTTLTSNRKVTISAPLELNVNSTKYFVTGYPENIKVTIEGPSALVTTTANTQNFKVYANLSKLAVGRHSVKVEVDGLNKELSYGLSQKYIHVNIQPRRTATYKVSADFNKANVADGYEVGSARLGTSSVKVTGAVSEVSKVAKVVAVVNTNKNLEKSVNQQAIIEALDANGQNLNVVLTPSTTSVYIPITQATTTKDVPIDLKASGKTAADTSYSFSSDTKSVTVTGTKAALAKLKSLPVNVDVTNVDSTTTKTVDVSTSDEDGISSVSPTSVKVKITVKND
- a CDS encoding MarR family transcriptional regulator, encoding MTESEIHERFVDTYMHILKYVGDFVSVPTRPYKITFEAYTVMRMIATSEEPLTLVKIAKEQRVSRSAIARQINVLLDLKYIEQTTNTHDRRIKYLSLTPAGHKVEQEITTASEERFHQWVQVYGEKRASDTLRYINDAEQKATELGFSGFSGLHDKRGRHTEYSDPKTKN
- the glmS gene encoding glutamine--fructose-6-phosphate transaminase (isomerizing) produces the protein MCGIVGVTGKDSAVSILLNGLEKLEYRGYDSAGIYVNDQDGHDYLVKEKGRIDDLRKEVGEAVHGSTGIGHTRWATHGEPSVANAHPQVSADGRFYLVHNGVIENFEDLKQTYLSDVTFKSQTDTEVIVQLVDRFVTKEGLSTLAAFRKTLGLLGHSSYGFLLMDKEDPDTLYVAKNKSPLLIGVGEGFNVVCSDSLAMLDQTKDFLELHDGEIVVVKPDEIKITNQAGEPVERKPFHVDIDAAQADKGTYPFYMLKEIDEQPNVMRKLSQVYLNDAGDPIINDDLLTALKAADRLYIVAAGTSYHAGLVGAKLFESLANVPTEVHVSSEFAYNQPLLSAHPFFIFLTQSGETADSREVLLNVNDQHFPSLTITNVPNSTLSREATYTLLLHAGPEIAVASTKAYTAQIALQAILAKALGVAVDQPAATAFDVKQQLALVANGMQSLVDEKATFEKIAKSALLNTPNAFYIGRGLDYAVSLETALKLKEISYVQAEGFASGELKHGTIALIEKDTPVIGIITQKNTAGLTRSNLQEVAARGAKTVTIVTDSLAKDGDTVILPTVDERLTALLSVVPGQLLAYYTSLNKGLDVDKPRNLAKSVTVE